A segment of the Acidobacteriota bacterium genome:
TATGAGCTTGCCTCTTACACGAGGGAAAAGTTCATCACGGAGAAGGACAGGTTATACAGCGGTCACGAAAAGAGGGAATATAAAAAGTAAGAGAGACGATGGACTATCACGTTTTATTTTTCTATCTGCTGGCGGCCGTCACCCTGCTCTCGGGGCTCATGGTCATTCTGATGAAGAATCCGGTGCATTCCGCAATCTTTCTGATCATCACATTCCTGGCCGTCGCAGGCATCTTCGTCCTCCTTAACGCCGAATTCCTTGCAGCCGTCCAGGTACTGGTATATGCCGGCGGGATCATGGTCCTCTTTCTCTTTGTCATAATGCTTGTTACTATGGGAGAACAAAAGACTGGGATGAGCGGGTTCAGGAAATTTCATGTTCTGATATCGATCCTCCTCGCCCTGCTCCTTGCTTCTTCTCTCATCTTCATCTTTTTCATTAACCCGTTTACATCTACGGAGCCGCAGGATACCAGTGTTCTTAATGGGGATGGGGGGAATCTGGAAACTGTTGGAGTAGGGCTGTACATGTATTACCTGCTTCCCTTCGAGGTTGCATCAGTCCTTCTCCTCGTCGCAATGATCGGTGCCGTGGTCCTT
Coding sequences within it:
- a CDS encoding NADH-quinone oxidoreductase subunit J encodes the protein MDYHVLFFYLLAAVTLLSGLMVILMKNPVHSAIFLIITFLAVAGIFVLLNAEFLAAVQVLVYAGGIMVLFLFVIMLVTMGEQKTGMSGFRKFHVLISILLALLLASSLIFIFFINPFTSTEPQDTSVLNGDGGNLETVGVGLYMYYLLPFEVASVLLLVAMIGAVVLAKYRI